From Pseudomonas alcaligenes, a single genomic window includes:
- a CDS encoding acetyl-CoA C-acetyltransferase, translating into MQEVVIVAATRTAIGSFQGSLAGVPAVDLGAAVIQRLLEQTGLNGGEVDEVILGHVLTAGAGQNTARQAAIKAGLPHAVPALTLNKVCGSGLKALHLGAQAIRCGDADVIIAGGMENMSLAPHVIPTSRSGQRMGHGKLIDSMIQDGLWDAFNDYHMGITAENLVDKYAISREEQDAFAAASQQKAVAAIEAGRFADEITPVLIPSRKGDPVSFATDEQARAGVTAADLSKLKPAFKKDGSVTAGNASSLNDGAAAVLLMSAEKAKALGLPVLAKIAAYANAGVDPAIMGIGPVSATKRCLEKAGWQLAELDLIEANEAFAAQALSVGKELGWDAAKVNVNGGAIALGHPIGASGCRVLVTLLHEMIKRDAKKGLATLCIGGGQGVALAIERS; encoded by the coding sequence ATGCAAGAAGTTGTCATTGTCGCCGCCACCCGTACCGCCATCGGCAGTTTCCAGGGCTCGCTGGCCGGCGTACCCGCCGTCGACCTGGGCGCCGCGGTGATCCAGCGTCTGCTGGAGCAGACCGGCCTGAATGGCGGCGAAGTCGACGAGGTGATCCTCGGCCACGTGCTCACCGCCGGCGCCGGGCAGAACACCGCACGCCAGGCTGCGATCAAGGCCGGCCTGCCGCATGCCGTGCCGGCACTGACCCTGAACAAGGTCTGCGGCTCCGGCCTCAAGGCCCTGCACCTGGGCGCCCAGGCCATTCGTTGCGGCGACGCCGACGTCATCATCGCCGGCGGCATGGAGAACATGAGCCTGGCTCCCCACGTCATCCCGACCTCCCGCAGCGGTCAGCGCATGGGCCACGGCAAGCTGATCGACAGCATGATCCAGGACGGCCTGTGGGATGCCTTCAACGACTACCACATGGGCATCACCGCCGAGAATCTGGTGGACAAGTACGCCATCAGCCGCGAAGAGCAGGACGCCTTCGCCGCCGCCTCGCAGCAGAAGGCCGTGGCCGCCATCGAGGCCGGGCGCTTCGCCGATGAAATCACCCCGGTCCTGATCCCCTCGCGCAAGGGCGACCCGGTCAGCTTCGCCACCGACGAGCAGGCTCGTGCCGGCGTCACCGCCGCCGACCTGAGCAAGCTCAAGCCGGCGTTCAAGAAAGACGGCAGCGTCACCGCCGGCAACGCCTCCAGCCTCAACGACGGCGCCGCTGCCGTGCTGCTGATGAGCGCCGAGAAAGCCAAGGCCCTCGGCCTGCCGGTACTGGCCAAGATTGCCGCCTACGCCAATGCCGGCGTCGACCCGGCGATCATGGGCATCGGCCCGGTCTCGGCAACCAAACGCTGCCTGGAAAAAGCCGGCTGGCAACTGGCCGAACTCGACCTGATCGAGGCCAACGAGGCCTTCGCCGCCCAGGCCCTGTCGGTGGGCAAGGAACTGGGCTGGGACGCGGCCAAGGTCAACGTCAACGGCGGCGCCATCGCCCTCGGCCACCCCATTGGCGCCTCCGGTTGCCGCGTGCTGGTGACCCTGCTGCACGAGATGATCAAACGTGACGCCAAGAAAGGCCTGGCCACTCTGTGCATCGGTGGCGGTCAAGGTGTCGCGCTCGCCATCGAACGCAGCTGA
- a CDS encoding DUF2845 domain-containing protein: protein MYKLLLATLISLTSLTAHASLRCDNGIASEGDRTSEVLSKCGAPVSQAVTGYTYDDEGHREFQREEWVYGPKNGMYYFLQFEGERLKRVESKRH, encoded by the coding sequence ATGTACAAACTCCTGCTCGCCACGCTCATCAGCCTGACCAGCCTGACCGCCCATGCCTCGCTACGCTGCGACAACGGCATCGCCAGCGAAGGCGACCGCACCAGCGAGGTGCTCAGCAAATGCGGCGCACCGGTCAGCCAGGCGGTGACCGGCTACACCTACGACGACGAAGGCCACCGCGAATTCCAACGCGAGGAGTGGGTCTATGGGCCGAAGAACGGCATGTACTACTTCCTGCAGTTCGAAGGCGAGCGCCTCAAGCGCGTCGAGAGCAAGCGCCACTGA
- a CDS encoding DUF2845 domain-containing protein, with protein MRTSLLALLPLLLATGAEAGSTLRCGSNLISLDDLSSEVQAKCGNPVSRDNLGYREVVDYYGFTQEVLVEEWIYGPKNGMYYYLRLEGNRLVKIESKRGQ; from the coding sequence ATGCGCACATCCCTTCTCGCCCTGCTCCCGCTGCTTCTCGCCACTGGCGCCGAAGCCGGCTCGACCCTGCGCTGCGGCAGCAACCTGATCAGCCTCGACGACCTCTCCAGCGAAGTGCAGGCCAAGTGCGGCAACCCCGTCAGCCGCGACAACCTGGGCTACCGCGAGGTGGTCGACTACTACGGCTTCACCCAGGAAGTGCTGGTGGAGGAATGGATCTACGGGCCGAAGAACGGCATGTATTACTACCTGCGCCTGGAAGGCAATCGCCTGGTCAAGATCGAAAGCAAGCGCGGCCAATGA
- a CDS encoding class I SAM-dependent rRNA methyltransferase, with the protein MSSLDQALRAAFATRQPLLGELHQQGTDCYRLFHGSQEGAPGLTADRYGSQLLVQSFHQPLDRDSLLDLHATLTTALGVELQLVYNDRSGGNSRVDRRDPVYQATPEALADLVGHEWGLNYRVRGRHPGQDPLLFLDLRNARGWVKQHSAGKSVLNLFAYTCGVGLCAAAGGARAVLNLDFAEGNLAVGRENLALNPRLAMDFVQSDYFPAIRQLAGLPIASRRGHKLPSYPRLQQQQFDLVLLDPPAWAKSAFGTVDLLRDYQSLLKPAILATADDGVLICCNNLAKVAMADWRQQVLRCAEKLGRPVRDCQVLAPAADFPSQDGQPPLKTLILQF; encoded by the coding sequence ATGTCCTCTCTCGATCAGGCGCTGCGCGCCGCCTTCGCCACCCGCCAGCCGCTGCTGGGTGAACTGCACCAGCAAGGCACCGACTGCTACCGCCTGTTCCATGGCAGTCAGGAAGGCGCCCCCGGCCTCACCGCCGACCGCTACGGCAGCCAGCTGCTGGTACAGAGCTTCCACCAGCCGCTCGACCGCGACAGCCTGCTCGACCTGCATGCCACCCTCACGACCGCGCTCGGGGTGGAACTGCAGCTGGTCTACAACGACCGCTCCGGCGGCAACTCGCGCGTCGATCGGCGCGACCCGGTGTACCAGGCCACGCCCGAGGCCCTGGCCGACCTGGTCGGCCACGAGTGGGGGCTGAACTACCGGGTACGCGGGCGCCATCCGGGGCAGGATCCGCTGCTGTTCCTCGACCTGCGCAACGCCCGCGGCTGGGTCAAACAGCACAGCGCCGGCAAGAGCGTGCTCAACCTGTTCGCCTACACCTGCGGCGTCGGCCTGTGCGCCGCGGCGGGCGGCGCACGCGCGGTGCTCAACCTGGACTTCGCCGAAGGCAATCTGGCGGTGGGCCGGGAGAACCTGGCACTCAACCCGAGGCTGGCGATGGACTTCGTGCAGTCCGACTACTTCCCGGCCATCCGCCAGCTGGCCGGCCTGCCCATCGCCAGCCGCCGCGGGCACAAGCTGCCGAGCTATCCGCGCCTGCAGCAGCAGCAATTCGACCTGGTGCTGCTCGACCCGCCAGCCTGGGCCAAGAGCGCCTTCGGCACCGTCGACCTGCTGCGCGACTACCAGAGCCTGCTCAAGCCGGCGATCCTCGCCACCGCCGATGACGGTGTACTGATCTGCTGCAACAACCTGGCGAAGGTGGCCATGGCCGACTGGCGCCAGCAGGTGCTGCGCTGTGCGGAGAAGCTCGGTCGCCCGGTGCGCGACTGCCAGGTGCTGGCCCCGGCGGCGGACTTCCCCTCGCAGGACGGCCAGCCGCCGCTGAAGACCCTGATCCTGCAATTCTGA
- the pnp gene encoding polyribonucleotide nucleotidyltransferase: MNPVIKKFQFGQSTVTLETGRIARQASGAVLVTVDNDVSVLCTVVGAKQADPGKGFFPLSVHYQEKTYAAGKIPGGFFKREARPSEKETLTSRLIDRPIRPLFPEGFLNEVQVICTVVSTSKKTDPDIAAMIGTSAALAISGIPFDGPIGAARVAFHPETGYLLNPTYEQLKASSLDMVVAGTKDAVLMVESEAKELTEDQMLGAVLFAHDEFQAVIKAVGELAAETGKPRWNWTAPAENTALLGAIKAEFGEAISQAYTITIKQDRYNRLDELRDQVVAKFSGEEGQPSSGEVKDAFGLIEYRTVRENIVNGKPRIDGRDTRTVRGLNIEVGVLDKTHGSALFTRGETQALVVATLGTARDAQLLDTLEGEKKDPFMLHYNFPPYSVGECGRMGATGRREIGHGRLARRGVAAMLPSGDDFPYTIRIVSEITESNGSSSMASVCGASLALMDAGVPMKAPVAGIAMGLVKEGDKFAVLTDILGDEDHLGDMDFKVAGTANGVTALQMDIKIQGITEEIMEIALNQALEARLNILGQMNKVIAQSRTELSANAPTMIAMKIDQDKIRDVIGKGGATIRGICEETKASIDIEDDGSIKIFGETKEAAEAARQRVLGITAEAEIGKIYVGRVERIVDFGAFVNILPGKDGLVHISMLSDQRVEKVTDVLKEGQEVKVLVLDVDNRGRIKLSIKDVAAAEASGV; encoded by the coding sequence GTGAATCCGGTTATCAAGAAATTCCAGTTCGGTCAGTCGACCGTTACCCTCGAAACCGGGCGTATTGCCCGTCAGGCCTCCGGTGCCGTTCTGGTCACCGTGGACAACGATGTCAGCGTGCTGTGCACCGTGGTTGGCGCCAAACAAGCCGACCCGGGCAAGGGTTTCTTCCCGCTGTCCGTGCACTACCAGGAAAAGACCTACGCTGCCGGCAAGATCCCCGGCGGCTTCTTCAAGCGTGAAGCGCGTCCTTCCGAGAAAGAGACCCTGACCTCGCGCCTGATCGACCGTCCGATCCGTCCGCTGTTCCCGGAAGGCTTCCTCAACGAAGTGCAGGTCATCTGCACCGTGGTCTCCACCAGCAAGAAGACCGATCCGGACATCGCCGCGATGATCGGCACCTCGGCCGCCCTGGCCATCTCCGGCATTCCGTTCGACGGCCCGATCGGCGCCGCTCGCGTAGCCTTCCACCCGGAAACCGGCTACCTGCTGAACCCGACCTACGAGCAGCTCAAGGCTTCCAGCCTGGACATGGTCGTTGCCGGTACCAAAGACGCCGTGCTGATGGTCGAATCCGAAGCCAAAGAGCTGACCGAAGACCAGATGCTGGGCGCCGTACTGTTCGCCCATGACGAGTTCCAGGCCGTGATCAAGGCCGTTGGCGAACTGGCTGCCGAAACCGGCAAGCCGCGCTGGAACTGGACTGCCCCGGCCGAGAACACCGCTCTGCTCGGCGCCATCAAGGCCGAGTTCGGCGAGGCCATCTCCCAGGCCTACACCATCACCATCAAGCAGGATCGCTACAACCGTCTGGACGAGCTGCGCGACCAGGTCGTTGCCAAGTTCTCCGGCGAAGAAGGCCAGCCGTCCTCCGGCGAAGTCAAAGACGCCTTCGGCCTGATCGAATACCGCACCGTGCGCGAGAACATCGTCAACGGCAAACCGCGTATCGACGGTCGCGACACCCGCACCGTACGTGGCCTGAACATCGAAGTCGGCGTACTGGACAAGACCCACGGTTCGGCCCTGTTCACCCGTGGCGAAACCCAGGCCCTGGTGGTTGCCACCCTCGGCACCGCCCGTGACGCGCAGCTGCTCGACACCCTGGAAGGCGAGAAGAAAGACCCCTTCATGCTGCACTACAACTTCCCGCCCTACTCGGTCGGTGAGTGTGGTCGCATGGGCGCCACCGGTCGCCGCGAAATCGGCCACGGCCGCCTGGCCCGTCGTGGTGTCGCCGCCATGCTGCCGAGCGGTGATGACTTCCCGTACACCATCCGTATCGTCTCGGAGATCACCGAGTCCAACGGTTCGTCCTCCATGGCTTCCGTCTGCGGTGCTTCCCTGGCCCTGATGGACGCCGGTGTGCCGATGAAGGCGCCGGTTGCCGGTATCGCCATGGGTCTGGTCAAGGAAGGCGACAAGTTCGCCGTACTGACCGACATCCTCGGTGACGAAGACCACCTGGGCGACATGGACTTCAAGGTTGCCGGTACCGCCAATGGCGTCACCGCGCTGCAGATGGACATCAAGATCCAGGGCATCACCGAAGAAATCATGGAGATCGCCCTGAATCAGGCCCTGGAAGCGCGCCTGAACATCCTCGGCCAGATGAACAAGGTCATCGCCCAGTCGCGCACCGAGCTGTCGGCCAACGCCCCGACCATGATCGCGATGAAGATCGACCAGGACAAAATCCGCGACGTCATCGGTAAAGGCGGCGCCACCATCCGTGGTATCTGCGAAGAGACCAAGGCTTCGATCGACATCGAAGACGACGGCTCGATCAAGATCTTCGGCGAAACCAAGGAAGCTGCCGAGGCCGCGCGTCAGCGCGTACTGGGCATCACCGCGGAAGCCGAGATCGGCAAGATCTACGTCGGTCGCGTCGAGCGCATCGTTGACTTCGGTGCCTTCGTCAACATCCTGCCGGGCAAGGACGGTCTGGTGCACATCTCGATGCTGAGCGATCAGCGCGTCGAGAAGGTCACCGACGTACTGAAAGAAGGCCAGGAAGTGAAGGTTCTGGTACTCGACGTCGACAACCGCGGCCGCATCAAGCTGTCGATCAAGGACGTCGCCGCTGCCGAGGCTTCCGGCGTCTAA
- a CDS encoding DUF2845 domain-containing protein has translation MRRALGCAALLLAGGLAQASTLRCGSNLVSEGDRAFEVEQKCGAPAHRDLVGYTLGGYDRREFKVEEWVYGPNNGMLSILTFEGNRLVRIETRRAH, from the coding sequence ATGCGCCGCGCCCTGGGCTGCGCCGCCCTGCTGCTGGCCGGCGGCCTGGCCCAGGCCAGCACGCTGCGCTGCGGCAGCAATCTGGTCAGCGAGGGCGACCGCGCCTTCGAGGTCGAGCAGAAGTGCGGTGCTCCGGCGCACCGCGACCTGGTCGGCTACACCCTCGGCGGCTACGACCGCCGCGAGTTCAAGGTCGAGGAATGGGTGTACGGGCCGAACAACGGCATGCTCAGCATCCTCACCTTCGAAGGCAATCGCCTGGTGCGTATCGAAACCCGCCGCGCCCACTGA
- a CDS encoding rhomboid family intramembrane serine protease, with the protein MLIIPAEHPLDWKRPPVITLLLILLNTLIYFGYQGGDEERLETAVHTYLDGGLLNRERALFSEAFSTEHKLDVVEREQLDGLRRQDLATMILHDLEFEHQLHQRSDFQANPAWQAARAKAEAARDQLSSMRFGFIPAKFSVQGLFGAMFLHGSFDHLLGNMLFLFIFGFALEIALGKAVYLGLYLLSGVASHLLWWALDPVWVSGVGASGAISGLMGMYIGVYGLRKINFFYWLGPLIGYFKAPALWILPVWMGKELIGLLAADDHVNYYAHLGGLGAGFIAVWLPRQFGGIKVDEAYLHKQDADAPFKRELAALDQLLGQFALEQAAARGPDLLQRYPGRIALLERLYTVARTRQDKPLMSALLKQLFALPEASEALPLLKRIATDSNEAGQRLLQHPAVQLHLLAPLIRAGEGQLGLSVWRRLSQLPQKPAQLPVLTLQLARQLGQRQDLRGVSELTQYLHQAYPEAEQTRQLALYRQHLAR; encoded by the coding sequence ATGCTGATCATCCCCGCCGAGCACCCGCTGGACTGGAAGCGCCCACCGGTCATCACCCTGCTGCTGATCCTGCTCAACACCCTGATTTATTTTGGCTATCAGGGTGGTGACGAGGAACGCCTGGAAACCGCCGTGCATACCTACCTGGACGGCGGCCTGCTCAATCGCGAGCGCGCCCTGTTCAGCGAGGCCTTCAGCACCGAACACAAGCTGGACGTGGTCGAGCGCGAGCAGCTCGACGGCCTGCGCCGCCAGGATCTGGCGACCATGATCCTGCACGACCTGGAGTTCGAGCATCAGTTGCACCAGCGCAGCGACTTCCAGGCGAACCCAGCCTGGCAGGCCGCCCGCGCCAAGGCCGAAGCGGCGCGCGACCAGCTCAGCAGCATGCGCTTCGGCTTCATCCCGGCCAAGTTCAGCGTGCAGGGGCTGTTTGGCGCCATGTTCCTGCATGGCAGCTTCGACCACCTGCTGGGCAACATGCTGTTCCTGTTCATCTTCGGCTTCGCCCTCGAGATCGCCCTGGGCAAGGCCGTCTACCTCGGCCTGTACCTGCTCAGTGGCGTGGCCTCGCACCTGCTGTGGTGGGCGCTGGATCCGGTGTGGGTCAGCGGCGTCGGCGCCTCCGGCGCGATTTCCGGGCTGATGGGCATGTACATCGGCGTCTACGGCCTGCGCAAGATCAACTTCTTCTACTGGCTGGGCCCGCTGATCGGCTACTTCAAGGCACCGGCGCTGTGGATCCTGCCGGTATGGATGGGCAAGGAGCTGATCGGCCTGCTGGCCGCCGACGACCACGTCAACTATTACGCCCACCTCGGCGGGCTCGGCGCCGGCTTCATCGCCGTGTGGCTGCCGCGCCAGTTCGGCGGGATCAAGGTCGACGAGGCCTATCTGCACAAGCAGGATGCCGACGCGCCGTTCAAGCGCGAGCTGGCGGCCCTCGACCAGTTGCTCGGGCAGTTCGCCCTGGAGCAGGCAGCGGCGCGCGGCCCGGATCTGCTGCAGCGTTATCCAGGGCGCATCGCCCTGCTGGAGCGCCTCTATACCGTGGCGCGCACGCGCCAGGACAAGCCCCTGATGAGCGCCCTGCTCAAGCAGCTATTCGCCCTGCCCGAGGCAAGTGAAGCCCTGCCGCTGCTCAAGCGCATCGCCACCGACAGCAACGAAGCCGGGCAGCGCCTGCTGCAGCATCCGGCCGTGCAGCTGCACCTGCTGGCACCGCTGATTCGCGCCGGCGAGGGCCAGCTGGGCCTGAGCGTCTGGCGCCGTCTCAGCCAGCTGCCGCAAAAGCCCGCGCAGCTCCCGGTACTGACCCTGCAGTTGGCCCGCCAGCTGGGCCAGCGCCAGGATCTGCGCGGGGTCAGCGAGCTGACCCAGTACCTGCACCAGGCCTACCCGGAAGCCGAACAGACCCGTCAGCTGGCGCTCTACCGCCAGCACCTGGCGCGCTGA
- the rpsO gene encoding 30S ribosomal protein S15: protein MALSVEEKAQIVSDYKQAEGDTGSPEVQVALLTANINKLQDHFKANGKDHHSRRGLIRMVNQRRKLLDYLKGKDASRYSALIGRLGLRR, encoded by the coding sequence ATGGCACTGAGCGTTGAAGAAAAAGCCCAGATCGTAAGCGACTACAAGCAAGCTGAAGGCGATACCGGTAGCCCGGAAGTGCAGGTTGCCCTGCTGACCGCCAACATCAACAAGCTGCAAGACCACTTCAAAGCCAACGGCAAAGATCACCACTCCCGTCGTGGTCTGATCCGCATGGTTAACCAGCGCCGCAAGCTGCTGGACTACCTGAAGGGTAAAGACGCCTCGCGTTACAGCGCCCTGATCGGTCGCCTGGGTCTGCGTCGTTAA
- a CDS encoding DUF748 domain-containing protein encodes MPKGLKRAVCALLITFALYSLLGFLILPGIALRIANQQLAQLATVPARLERIELNPFSLELNLWGLHIGEPDKPQVAFQRLYANLQWDSLWGDALHLADIELEKAHSEVLFAKDGTLNLTQLFKLPPSEPKPAETEPSEPFPLRISRIQLIENGLHFEDLRPSEPVEFVYDSLNLELQNLSTLPDDNADMQMVATGPYGGRIDWHGQVSLTPIASTGQLKVTDGKLKGVWPYVRDAVPLVLEDGVVNLSADYQLNLAKGTELQLNNVAISLAPFAIKSPADKPLVRLERLDVSETSLDLAKQQVIVGKIRSQNLETWAAREKDGQLDWQKLFASNSKTTPAAAPVTPQPPTAAPEAPAPAPAPAPAPAPAPAPAPAPTEGGAGSTPAPAPSEAPAAASAQPAAEQPATTAAAPAPDQATEPSKPWQVILRDVQLRGYQIHLADRAAGSQEVKLDLAPLNLDLSDFDSLGTSPFGLKLDTGVNKNGQLKVEGQVQISPTWAKLQLVTRDIDLRLAQAYISPFVRLELRSGQLGSDLAVDLKSVEPLAFSIAGRAEVNQLHTLDTLKERDFLKWQQLVVDGLDYRHGEGLVINQVNLQQPYARFIINEDLTTNVNDLMIPQPADAKAKPEPAGKPLPIRIGGVNIKDGSANFADFSLTPNFATAIQQLNGQIGTLDNQSPKTASVDIKGKVDKYAPVSIKGGLTPFDPMNSLDIATSFKNVELTTLTPYSGKFAGYRIKKGRLNLDLHYQIEKGQLNAENKLLLEDLQLGEKVDSKDAVDLPIRLAVALLKDTQGNIDIQLPVQGNLNSPEFSVMPIVWQTLRNLVLRAAQAPFKFIAGLVGGSEADLSQVQFAAGSDELDGAAQKALDTLAAALKERPVLRLEVEGMSAQASDGPLLAEQRLEREYQNTQYKILQRRGDKVPADPSELIVDEDDKAVLLEGIYRSRLKQQPPAEWAQLSKEERGLQLKQAVLQSWAQSELLLRQLAQARAASIKDYLVERGGLEDQRIYLLDVSLGEAQANGSVSSALHLGSQ; translated from the coding sequence ATGCCCAAAGGATTGAAACGCGCCGTTTGCGCACTGCTGATCACCTTCGCCCTCTATAGCCTGCTGGGCTTCCTGATCCTGCCGGGCATCGCCCTGCGCATCGCCAACCAGCAGCTGGCGCAACTGGCCACAGTGCCGGCGCGCCTGGAGCGCATCGAGCTCAACCCCTTCAGCCTGGAGCTGAACCTCTGGGGCCTGCATATCGGCGAGCCGGACAAACCCCAGGTCGCCTTCCAGCGCCTGTATGCCAATCTGCAATGGGACAGCCTGTGGGGCGATGCCCTGCACCTGGCCGACATCGAGCTGGAAAAAGCCCATAGCGAAGTGCTGTTCGCCAAGGACGGCACGCTCAACCTGACCCAGCTGTTCAAGCTGCCACCCAGCGAGCCGAAGCCGGCCGAGACTGAACCCAGCGAGCCATTCCCGCTGCGTATCAGCCGTATCCAGCTGATCGAGAACGGCCTGCACTTCGAGGATCTGCGCCCCAGTGAACCGGTGGAATTCGTCTACGACTCGCTCAACCTGGAACTGCAGAACCTCAGCACCCTGCCCGACGACAATGCCGACATGCAGATGGTCGCCACCGGCCCCTATGGCGGACGCATCGACTGGCATGGCCAGGTCAGCCTGACGCCGATCGCCTCCACCGGCCAGCTCAAGGTCACCGACGGCAAGCTCAAGGGCGTGTGGCCCTATGTGCGCGATGCCGTGCCGCTGGTACTGGAAGATGGCGTGGTCAACCTCAGCGCCGACTACCAGCTGAACCTGGCCAAGGGCACCGAGCTGCAGCTGAACAACGTCGCCATCAGCCTGGCGCCCTTCGCCATCAAGAGCCCGGCGGACAAACCGCTGGTACGCCTGGAGCGCCTCGACGTCAGCGAAACCTCGCTGGATCTGGCCAAGCAGCAGGTGATAGTCGGCAAGATCCGCAGCCAGAACCTGGAAACCTGGGCCGCCCGCGAGAAAGACGGCCAGCTCGACTGGCAGAAGCTGTTCGCCAGCAACAGCAAGACGACACCAGCTGCCGCGCCGGTAACCCCGCAGCCCCCCACTGCCGCACCCGAAGCTCCGGCTCCGGCTCCGGCTCCGGCTCCGGCTCCGGCTCCGGCTCCGGCTCCGGCTCCGGCTCCGACCGAGGGTGGCGCCGGTTCGACGCCAGCACCAGCTCCCAGCGAAGCCCCAGCCGCCGCGTCCGCGCAGCCCGCCGCCGAGCAGCCGGCCACAACCGCCGCAGCCCCGGCGCCAGACCAGGCCACGGAGCCGAGCAAGCCCTGGCAGGTGATCCTGCGCGACGTGCAGCTGCGCGGCTACCAGATCCACCTGGCCGACCGCGCCGCCGGCAGCCAGGAAGTGAAGCTCGACCTGGCCCCGCTCAACCTCGACCTCAGCGATTTCGACAGCCTGGGCACCTCGCCCTTCGGCCTCAAGCTCGACACCGGGGTGAACAAGAACGGCCAGCTCAAGGTCGAGGGCCAGGTACAGATCAGCCCCACCTGGGCCAAGCTGCAGCTGGTCACCCGTGACATCGACCTGCGCCTGGCGCAGGCCTACATCAGCCCATTCGTACGCCTGGAGCTGCGCAGCGGCCAGCTCGGCAGCGACCTGGCCGTCGACCTGAAGAGCGTCGAGCCACTGGCCTTCAGCATCGCCGGGCGCGCCGAGGTCAACCAGCTGCACACCCTGGACACCCTCAAGGAGCGCGACTTCCTCAAGTGGCAGCAACTGGTGGTGGACGGCCTCGACTACCGCCACGGCGAAGGCCTGGTGATCAACCAGGTCAACCTGCAGCAGCCCTATGCGCGCTTCATCATCAACGAAGACCTGACCACCAACGTCAACGACCTGATGATCCCGCAACCGGCCGACGCCAAGGCCAAGCCCGAACCGGCCGGCAAACCCCTGCCGATCCGCATCGGTGGAGTGAACATCAAGGACGGCTCGGCCAACTTCGCCGACTTCAGCCTGACCCCCAACTTCGCCACCGCCATCCAGCAGCTCAACGGCCAGATCGGCACCCTGGACAACCAGAGCCCGAAAACCGCCAGCGTCGATATCAAGGGCAAGGTCGACAAGTACGCGCCAGTCAGCATCAAGGGCGGCCTGACTCCCTTCGACCCGATGAACAGCCTGGATATCGCCACCAGCTTCAAGAACGTCGAGCTGACCACCCTCACCCCCTACTCCGGCAAGTTCGCCGGCTACCGGATCAAGAAGGGCCGGCTCAACCTGGATCTGCACTACCAGATCGAAAAAGGCCAGCTCAACGCCGAGAACAAGTTGCTGCTGGAAGACCTGCAGCTCGGCGAGAAAGTCGACAGCAAGGACGCCGTGGATCTGCCGATCCGCCTGGCCGTGGCCCTGCTCAAGGACACCCAGGGCAATATCGATATCCAGCTGCCGGTACAGGGCAACCTCAACAGCCCGGAATTCAGCGTGATGCCGATCGTCTGGCAGACCCTGCGCAACCTGGTGCTGCGCGCCGCCCAGGCGCCATTCAAGTTCATCGCCGGCCTGGTCGGCGGCAGCGAGGCCGACCTCAGCCAGGTGCAATTCGCTGCAGGCAGCGACGAACTGGACGGCGCCGCGCAGAAAGCCCTCGACACCCTGGCCGCCGCCCTCAAGGAGCGCCCGGTGCTGCGCCTGGAAGTGGAAGGCATGAGCGCCCAGGCCAGCGACGGCCCGCTGCTGGCCGAGCAGCGCCTGGAGCGCGAATACCAGAACACCCAGTACAAGATCCTGCAGCGCCGCGGCGACAAGGTGCCGGCCGACCCCAGCGAACTGATCGTCGACGAGGACGACAAGGCCGTGTTGCTCGAAGGCATCTACCGCTCGCGCCTGAAGCAGCAGCCACCGGCCGAATGGGCGCAGCTGAGCAAGGAAGAACGCGGCCTCCAGCTCAAGCAGGCCGTGCTGCAGTCCTGGGCGCAGAGCGAACTGCTGTTGCGCCAGCTGGCCCAGGCCCGCGCCGCCAGCATCAAGGACTACCTGGTGGAGCGCGGCGGCCTGGAAGACCAGCGCATCTACCTGCTCGACGTCAGCCTCGGCGAAGCCCAGGCCAATGGCAGCGTGAGCAGCGCCCTGCACCTGGGGAGCCAGTGA